TCTGATGTCTCCTCACCTCCCTCCTTCTCTCTGGTGCGCCGCTGCTCCTGCTTCTTCGGGCAGTCCATGTTGATGCAGGTCACCCATGGCCGGCGGCCGCCGAGCACTTTGATCTCCGGGAGTCCGCAGGCCTCGCATGTGGTCCCCAGCGGGATGATGTCGCCTCTCTGGGGCAGCGGGAAGGTCGTGCGGCACTCCGGGTAGCCCTCGCAGCCGGCGAAGCGCTTCCGGTTGCGGCGGTTGCGGCGCACCACCAGGTTACGCCCGCAGTTGGGGCAGGGACCGAGCGTCTCGTCGCCCCGGATGCCGTTCCAGACGATATCCGCGAACTTCTCCTCCGAGTTCTCCAGGTGGTCGTAGACCCTCCGGAGCAGCTCGCGCGACTCGTCGACCACCGAGTCCTTGCTCACCCGGCCCTCCGAGATCGCGTCCATGCTCTTCTCCAGCCGGGCCGTCATCTCATGGGAGGCGATCTCGGAGGCGAAGTCCTTGAGTGCCTTCGCCACCGCCATCCCGGTCTCCGTGGGGACGATGGGATCGCCGTGGATGTAGCCCCGGTCGTAGAGGTTCTGGATGATGCCCGGTCGGGTGGCCTTGGTCCCGAGCCCCAGATCCTCCATGAGCCGGATCAGCCGCCCCTGTCCATAGCGCCCGGGGGGCTGGGTCTCCTTGGCGAGCAGTTCCGTTGCCACCACCCGCACCTCGTCTCCCTCAGAGAGGTGGGGCAGCTCCTCGTCCCGACGCCGACCGTAGTGGTATACCGCGAGCCAGCCCTCCTCGGTGACCACCGTGCCACCCGCGATCAGCGGCTCGCCGCCCGACTCGAAGCGCAGCGTCGTGCGCAGCGTCTTCGCCGGGCCGGAGAGCGTGGCCAGGAAGCGGCGCACCACCAGCTGGTAGATCTTCCACTGGTCGTCGCGCAGCTCGCCCCGGGAGGCCCTTCCGGTGGGGTAGATCGGGGGATGGTCGGTGGTCTGCCGCCGGCCGCGGGTCGGCGAGAGACGCTTGGCCCTGAGCAGCCCCCCGGCGTACTCCCCGACCCCTTCGACCTCCGCGAGGAACTCCAGCACCTCCCGCAGGTCCAGCGACTCCGGGTAGACCGTGTTATCCGTACGCGGGTAAGAGATGTACCCCTCGGTGTACAGGTCCTCCGCGATCCGGGCCGCGCGGGAGGGGCTGATGCCGATGTTCGCCGCCGCCGTGAGAAAGGCCGTCGTGTTGAACGGCGCCGGGGCGGGCCGAGTGGCCTCCCGCTGCCGAACCTCGGTGACCACCGCGCTCTCCGAGAGGTTCTCCAGCGCCCTTCGCGCCTCCGCCTCCTCCTTGAAGCGCCCGCGGGCGTGCCGGGCGACGAAAGGTTCGCCCCCGTCCTGCAGCTTCGCCTCCACCTCCCAGTAGGGCTCCGGCACGAACGCCCGGCGCTCCAGCTCGCGCTCAGCGATCAGCACCAGCGTCGGGCTCTGTACCCGGCCCACCGAGAGAAAGGCGCTCCCGTAGCGCTTCACCGCCCGGGAGACCCACCGGGTCAGGGTCGCGCCCCAGATCAGGTCGATGTCCTGCCGGGCCTCGCCCGCGTCGGCCAGCTCCCTGGAGACCTCCACCAGGTTCTCGAAGGCCCGGGTCACCTCGCCCTTGGTCAGGGCCGAAAAACGGGCCCGCTCCACGTGGTCCATGAGCGCCGGGTTGGCCTCGAAGGCCAGCGAGA
The Rubrobacter xylanophilus genome window above contains:
- a CDS encoding DNA topoisomerase I — encoded protein: MRLIISEKANAARKIAQFIAEGPVKEGKHRSVPYHTFTWRGEECVSVGLKGHVLNPEYPEEYSNWQKVDPRELIDARILKSVSEKGVAAAVRSLAKKADRVIIATDFDREGELIGVEALSLAFEANPALMDHVERARFSALTKGEVTRAFENLVEVSRELADAGEARQDIDLIWGATLTRWVSRAVKRYGSAFLSVGRVQSPTLVLIAERELERRAFVPEPYWEVEAKLQDGGEPFVARHARGRFKEEAEARRALENLSESAVVTEVRQREATRPAPAPFNTTAFLTAAANIGISPSRAARIAEDLYTEGYISYPRTDNTVYPESLDLREVLEFLAEVEGVGEYAGGLLRAKRLSPTRGRRQTTDHPPIYPTGRASRGELRDDQWKIYQLVVRRFLATLSGPAKTLRTTLRFESGGEPLIAGGTVVTEEGWLAVYHYGRRRDEELPHLSEGDEVRVVATELLAKETQPPGRYGQGRLIRLMEDLGLGTKATRPGIIQNLYDRGYIHGDPIVPTETGMAVAKALKDFASEIASHEMTARLEKSMDAISEGRVSKDSVVDESRELLRRVYDHLENSEEKFADIVWNGIRGDETLGPCPNCGRNLVVRRNRRNRKRFAGCEGYPECRTTFPLPQRGDIIPLGTTCEACGLPEIKVLGGRRPWVTCINMDCPKKQEQRRTREKEGGEETSEEQRDRKRLEKSTT